The Ziziphus jujuba cultivar Dongzao chromosome 3, ASM3175591v1 region GTTAGTTCTCCATGCTTTTGCAGATTCAGACTGGGCTAGTAATCCCAATGATAGAAAATATACAAGTGGTTATTGTATTTTTCTGGGGGCAAGCTTAATTTCTTGGAGCTCTAAAAAGCAACATGTGGTTGCAAGGTCCAGTACAGAAGCTGAGTACAGGGCTTTAGCACATGTCACAGCTGAGTTGTGTTGGTTGAGGAATCTTAGTCAAGAACTGCAGTTTTTGTTTGACAAACCAATAATATGGAGTGATAATATTGGTGTAGCACTATTAGCTTCTAATCCTGTACATCATGCCCGAGTCAAGCATATTGAGATTGATTTGCACTTTGTTAGAGACAAGGTTTTAGATAAAGAGCTTGAGATTTGTTATGTGCCTTCAAAGGAGCAAattgctaatatttttactgaatCATTGGGTACTTTACGTTTTTTATTTCTGAGAAACAACTTAAGAGTGAGTGAAGTTCCTATAGTTATGAAATCTGCATTGTTATAGCATTTGATGCTGATTAAAAGGTGTCTTTAACTTGAAAAGAAAGCATTATGGAGTGCtgccaagtttcattctttttcaGTGGATGAAAGGAAGTATTGTGGAGTACTATTGTGGAGTACTGTCAAGTTCAATTCTGGAAGCATTGTGGAATACTGTCAAGTTCAGGTCTTTTTCATTAAGGGGAAAGGTGTTTTTAACTTGAAAGGGGGCGTATTGTGGAATGGTGCCAGCTCAGCATAGCTTTAGCACAGCCTTGTTGCCAGATTATCACACCAGTTAGTTAAATATAAGTTTGTTAGTTTCTGTTTTAGAGTACTAATATAAATACTTGATGTATTAGTTTCTTGTTTTTAACTAGTTTTTACAATAACTCGAAAAAGAACTCTCTGGAAGTTTTCTTTGGAAGTTTTCtgctttttctgatttttttttcttgaattttctcttgcactttctttctttttcttgctgtttttcttccttctcagACTCATACGGTGGGATCTCAATCCCGTTTGTCTTGGCAAAGAATTAAGGATCCTGGTGTAGATTTGGAAAGTTGCATTTTATGCCATGATGTAATGCTATAAGCTTATTATTAATTCGAAAAGCTAGGAAATATATGACTATGGAGTCCCATTTCTTTGATAGAGTTGGAGTAGAATATGCGGATTTTTGGATTGCCACGTTTTGGACAGGATTAAAATAAAGGTCCAGCGTTTGGTATGCTGGtacaaaactatttaaaaagcTACGGGGATGCATGATTGCAATCTTTATGAAATTCGGATGCTATTgctacttcaaaaaaaaaaaacaaaaaaaaaaaagaaaaaaagaaaaaaaagaaagaaagaaataaaaaagaggttCAGAGactaaactataaaattatgaaaaaattcaCATCCAAAAAAAAGTCCAAGTGGAAAAGTGGTTTACACGAGGGAAAGAGGGACCACTCCTTTTTAGTAgcaaattttcaaacaaaatgagattttctttttcttgcttcCAAAACAAAATGAGATATTAAATGGATTCTAAACCCACTTATTTTGAGAATTGAGATagaccccaaaaaataaattgctCTCAGATGCTCAactataccaaaaaaaataaaaaataaaaaatggctaAAAACCATTAACAACTTTAATCAAATTTACCAACTAATAATCTAAATACATGCATGAAATACTGATAAACATTCAAAtaagaaaaggggaaaaaaaaaatcgataaaGATAAACTCTCTCAGAGTACAAAAGCAACAATTACAACAACTTTATCAATTTTTGGGAAATTCCAAAGCCCATAATTGTTTCACACTAAAACAGCAGCTGGATACTATATATTTGTGATAAAACATCCTCTctcagcaatatatatatatatatatatatatatattaaaattatttaatgcgTTCTATTGGATAGTTTACATTGAGTTTTTTAGCAGCCAATTACCACAAGCCACATAGAATCCAATATAAACTGTGTGATGGAATTTGacagataatttatatatatttggtactTCAAATTTAATTAAGACTAACTAGATGACACTTGGATTCAAACTAGCAAAAGCAAGCAACTCCTTATTGCTTTCAAATAAGGCCatataattttcttcaaaaatgaaCCAAGCTTCAATTCCATCTCCATCTTTTGTATCcaacaaaaagataatattcTTGAAAACCATACCAGCAATGCTAACCCATATTGGCTTTCCCCATCCAAAATCAGCCTCGTAAAATGGAAACCTACACCAACTACTGAAATTATAGTTGTCTATTCCATCATCTTTAGGAAGTTTTCCAAACACTTCTAGTTTTTCCTTTCTCCTTTCCCAATcaaattttccttttccatGATCTTCTTTAAACCCTTCCATTCCTTTCCTCAACATAGCAACCAAGCCTTTCAAATCTATTTCACTTCCTTCTGTCTTCACAGCAAAGTAATCCGTTAGATTCCCGAGAAAATTCTCGGACAAGGGAGGAACCATTTGTTTACGCAAATTGATGCATTGGCAAAGCACAGAAGGCCTCATAGAATTCATCTTTCTTGATGTTTGGATTGCAACTTTCCAAATGAGTGCGGAAATCGCTTCAACTCTTGTTGGTTTTTCCACATTCTCACTTGTTGCTTTACTCCTAAGAGCTTCGATCTTCGACGAATCGAAAACGAACCTCTTCGTCGAACACTTTTTCTTAACCAAATCTAAAGAAGAAGGTTCCAAGTTCGAATCCCCCGAACAGCAGTACTGTTCCATGGGTGGGAAAAGAGATGCAGCA contains the following coding sequences:
- the LOC125423202 gene encoding uncharacterized mitochondrial protein AtMg00810-like, encoding MYNSGTTCAMILVYVGDIIITGNNAIFVNQLIGNLNQQYSLKDLSDLHFFLGIEIHRCEGVMHLTQSKYIRDLLQKTKMDGAKEVSSPMLTGRQLFLYDGDLFDNPELYRSTIGALQYLTITRPEISCSVNKLSQFLHAPTTDHWETCKRLLRYLKGTIQYGLQLQASNQLVLHAFADSDWASNPNDRKYTSGYCIFLGASLISWSSKKQHVVARSSTEAEYRALAHVTAELCWLRNLSQELQFLFDKPIIWSDNIGVALLASNPVHHARVKHIEIDLHFVRDKVLDKELEICYVPSKEQIANIFTESLVDERKYCGVLLWSTVKFNSGSIVEYCQVQTHTVGSQSRLSWQRIKDPGVDLESCILCHDVML
- the LOC107422497 gene encoding BAHD acyltransferase At5g47980, with amino-acid sequence MKVEAFDRETVKPSSPTPHHLSTLKLSLIDQYAPSAMYTPLLLFYPNTINIANSFSDNHQATIAAAQKSKRLKKTLSQTLTHFYPLAGRVRSNLYIDCNDEGAEYVGARTKCPMSMVLKNPDSEMLREFLPLDTESEEAGTGPLVLVQVTFFECGGMAIGLCISHKVGDASTLATFMKGWAAMAAADLGSGTTLLPEFGAASLFPPMEQYCCSGDSNLEPSSLDLVKKKCSTKRFVFDSSKIEALRSKATSENVEKPTRVEAISALIWKVAIQTSRKMNSMRPSVLCQCINLRKQMVPPLSENFLGNLTDYFAVKTEGSEIDLKGLVAMLRKGMEGFKEDHGKGKFDWERRKEKLEVFGKLPKDDGIDNYNFSSWCRFPFYEADFGWGKPIWVSIAGMVFKNIIFLLDTKDGDGIEAWFIFEENYMALFESNKELLAFASLNPSVI